In one window of Rhodopseudomonas palustris HaA2 DNA:
- the ilvN gene encoding acetolactate synthase small subunit, producing MTQPASAYFMEDRHDPNETHTLSVLVQNEPGVLARVIGLFSGRGYNIESLTVSETENQKHLSRVTIVTTGTPMVIQQIKNQLDRMVPVYRVVDMTLSGRSIERELAMVKLRGTGDHRVESLRLAEAFRARVIDASTESFVFEITGNTSKINQFIELMRPLGLVEVVRTGVAAIGRGAEGM from the coding sequence ATGACCCAGCCCGCCTCCGCCTATTTCATGGAAGATCGCCACGATCCGAACGAGACCCACACGCTGTCGGTGCTGGTGCAGAACGAGCCCGGCGTGCTGGCGCGGGTGATCGGGCTGTTTTCGGGGCGCGGCTACAATATCGAGAGCCTGACCGTCTCGGAGACCGAGAACCAGAAGCACCTGTCGCGCGTCACCATCGTCACCACCGGCACCCCGATGGTGATCCAGCAGATCAAGAACCAGCTCGACCGCATGGTGCCGGTGTATCGCGTCGTCGACATGACGTTGTCGGGCCGCTCGATCGAGCGCGAGTTGGCGATGGTCAAGCTGCGCGGCACCGGCGATCACCGCGTCGAATCGCTGCGGCTCGCCGAAGCGTTCCGCGCCCGGGTGATCGACGCCTCGACCGAGAGCTTCGTGTTCGAGATCACCGGCAACACGTCGAAGATCAATCAGTTCATCGAACTGATGCGTCCGCTCGGCTTGGTCGAAGTGGTCCGCACCGGCGTCGCCGCGATCGGCCGCGGCGCGGAGGGGATGTAG
- a CDS encoding ABC transporter permease/substrate-binding protein translates to MSLFGDPRWNEALANLPDTLGAHVRVSLAALALGLVVSLPLAIVARRRPILRGALLGFAGIVQTIPGLALLALFYPLLLALAALSLRAFGVGFSAFGFLPAVLALALYAMLPVLRNTITGLDGVDPALVEAAQGVGMTPRQVLTMVEVPLALPVIMAGIRTAAVWVIGTATLSTPIGQTSLGNYIFAGLQTQNWVLVLFGCAAAAVLALAVDQLLALIESGLRLRSRVRTALGGLGLAALLIATLAPSLAGTRSTYFVGAKTFTEQYVLAALLQQRLDAAGLSATTRAGLGSSVIYDALRSGDIDAYVDYSGTLWANQFKHPGIAARDQVLADLKQDLAKDGVTLLGDLGFANAYALAMPRARAEALGIRSIADLAARAPAMTIAGDYEFFSRPEWANLRRTYGLTFKAERQMQPDFMYAAVATGEVDLIAGYTSDGLIAKYDLVVLDDPKQAIPPYDAVLLISPKRAGDAKLRDALTPLVGRIDIGAMRAANLRAASGGGDGTPDAVARALWDGIKAR, encoded by the coding sequence ATGAGCCTGTTCGGCGATCCGCGCTGGAACGAGGCGCTGGCCAATCTGCCGGACACGCTCGGCGCGCATGTCCGCGTCAGCCTCGCCGCGCTGGCGCTCGGCCTCGTCGTCAGCCTGCCGCTGGCGATTGTTGCGCGACGCCGCCCGATCCTGCGCGGCGCCCTGCTCGGCTTCGCCGGCATCGTCCAGACCATCCCCGGCCTCGCTCTACTGGCGCTGTTCTATCCGCTGCTGCTGGCGCTGGCGGCGTTGAGTCTCCGCGCCTTCGGCGTCGGCTTCTCGGCGTTCGGCTTCCTGCCCGCGGTGCTGGCGCTGGCGCTGTATGCGATGCTGCCGGTGCTGCGCAACACCATCACCGGGCTCGACGGCGTCGATCCGGCGCTCGTCGAGGCGGCGCAGGGCGTCGGCATGACGCCGCGGCAGGTGTTGACGATGGTCGAGGTACCGCTGGCGCTGCCGGTGATCATGGCCGGCATTCGCACAGCCGCCGTATGGGTGATCGGCACCGCGACGCTGTCCACGCCCATTGGCCAGACCAGCCTCGGCAACTACATCTTCGCCGGGCTGCAGACGCAGAACTGGGTGCTGGTGCTGTTCGGCTGCGCCGCCGCCGCAGTGCTGGCGCTCGCGGTCGATCAACTGCTGGCGCTGATCGAGAGCGGCCTGCGGCTGCGCAGCCGCGTCCGCACCGCGCTCGGCGGCCTTGGCCTCGCCGCGCTGCTGATCGCGACACTGGCGCCGTCGCTGGCCGGCACGCGATCGACCTACTTCGTCGGCGCCAAGACCTTCACCGAGCAATATGTGCTCGCGGCCCTTCTCCAGCAGCGGCTCGACGCCGCCGGGCTGTCGGCCACGACGCGCGCCGGCCTCGGCTCCAGCGTGATCTACGACGCGCTGAGGAGCGGCGACATCGACGCCTATGTCGACTACTCCGGCACGCTGTGGGCCAATCAGTTCAAGCACCCCGGCATCGCCGCGCGCGACCAGGTGCTGGCCGATCTGAAGCAGGATCTCGCCAAGGACGGCGTCACCCTGCTCGGCGACCTCGGCTTCGCCAACGCCTATGCGCTGGCGATGCCGCGCGCCAGGGCCGAGGCGCTCGGTATCCGCTCGATCGCCGATCTCGCCGCGCGCGCGCCGGCGATGACGATCGCCGGCGACTACGAGTTCTTCTCCCGCCCGGAATGGGCCAATCTGCGCCGCACCTATGGGCTCACTTTCAAGGCCGAACGGCAGATGCAGCCCGACTTCATGTACGCGGCCGTCGCCACCGGCGAGGTCGATCTGATCGCCGGCTATACCTCGGACGGGCTGATCGCCAAATACGATCTCGTCGTGCTGGACGATCCCAAGCAGGCGATCCCGCCTTACGACGCGGTGCTGCTGATCTCACCAAAGCGCGCCGGCGACGCGAAGCTACGCGATGCGCTGACGCCGCTGGTCGGCCGCATCGATATCGGCGCGATGCGCGCCGCCAATCTGCGCGCCGCCTCGGGCGGCGGCGACGGCACGCCCGACGCGGTGGCGCGGGCGCTGTGGGACGGCATCAAGGCGCGCTGA
- a CDS encoding FadR/GntR family transcriptional regulator produces the protein MATPLNSETTHTVRRTLEFVQHHRLAKGDRLPSERELSERFGVARSSVREALAVLDAMRITERKPKSGIFLRNAVEDGGLDALVLQADLGLAFDPQVTRDVTEARIICEEQALRIACRRRTDADLAKLHRLLDGYAGLVDADRNPADADVDFHLALVAASQNRILVRTLTPLMLMSTNWRRRYFDSAAIRRRSLDDHRAFVAAIEARDEAATSALVQRHVQTAAADVRALAEQGGATATDTPSKSDTRASDAPT, from the coding sequence ATGGCGACCCCGCTCAATTCCGAGACCACCCACACGGTCCGCAGGACGCTCGAATTCGTCCAGCACCATCGGCTGGCGAAGGGCGACCGGCTGCCGTCGGAGCGGGAATTGTCGGAGCGGTTCGGGGTGGCGCGCAGTTCGGTGCGCGAGGCGCTGGCGGTGCTGGACGCGATGCGGATCACCGAGCGCAAGCCGAAATCGGGCATCTTCCTGCGCAACGCGGTCGAGGACGGCGGGCTCGATGCGCTGGTGCTGCAGGCCGATCTCGGGCTGGCGTTCGATCCGCAGGTGACGCGCGACGTCACCGAGGCGCGGATCATCTGCGAGGAGCAGGCGCTGCGGATTGCCTGCCGCAGGCGCACTGACGCTGATCTGGCGAAGCTGCACCGATTGCTCGACGGCTATGCCGGGCTGGTCGACGCCGACCGCAATCCCGCCGATGCCGACGTCGATTTTCACCTCGCGCTCGTCGCCGCGAGTCAGAACCGGATTCTGGTGCGCACGCTGACGCCGCTGATGCTGATGAGCACGAATTGGCGGCGGCGCTATTTCGATTCCGCCGCGATCCGCCGTCGTTCGCTCGACGATCACCGCGCCTTCGTGGCCGCGATCGAAGCGCGCGACGAAGCCGCCACCTCGGCGCTGGTGCAGCGCCACGTGCAGACCGCCGCGGCCGACGTGCGCGCTCTGGCGGAGCAGGGCGGCGCGACCGCGACCGACACGCCATCCAAATCAGACACGCGCGCATCCGACGCGCCGACATAA
- a CDS encoding SDR family oxidoreductase: MKSVVVTGVSSGIGHAIAKLLLDKGFRVFGSVRKPADAERLIHEFGANFTPLIFDVTDEAAIRAAAGEVRAALGGERLAGLVNNAGIAVSGAVVDLSADDFRRQFEVNVIGPIVATQAFAPLLGTDDTLRGPPGRIVMMSSIAGRFGNPLMAAYSASKHALNGLSDGLRREMMLFGIDVVIIAPGAVKTPIWAKAEHEDVSRFANSPFYPALQTIRAMLPKMDQSGLPPETIAQHVFDALTSPSPKAHDVITPGPLQFWLSTKLPPRWIDKVVAKRLGLRPAK, translated from the coding sequence ATGAAGTCTGTCGTCGTCACCGGGGTGTCCAGCGGGATCGGTCACGCCATCGCGAAACTGCTGCTGGACAAGGGTTTTCGCGTATTCGGCAGCGTCCGCAAGCCGGCCGATGCGGAGCGGCTGATCCACGAATTCGGGGCGAACTTCACGCCACTGATTTTCGACGTCACCGACGAGGCCGCGATTCGGGCGGCGGCGGGCGAGGTCCGGGCGGCGCTCGGCGGTGAGCGGCTCGCCGGCCTGGTCAACAATGCCGGCATCGCGGTGTCGGGGGCGGTGGTCGATCTGTCGGCCGACGACTTCCGACGGCAGTTCGAGGTCAATGTGATCGGCCCGATCGTGGCGACGCAGGCATTCGCGCCGCTGCTGGGCACCGACGATACGCTGCGCGGGCCGCCGGGGCGGATCGTGATGATGTCGTCGATCGCAGGCCGGTTCGGCAATCCGCTGATGGCGGCTTACTCCGCGTCGAAACACGCGCTCAACGGCCTGTCGGACGGGCTGCGCCGCGAGATGATGCTGTTCGGCATCGACGTGGTGATCATCGCGCCCGGCGCGGTCAAGACGCCGATCTGGGCCAAGGCCGAGCACGAGGACGTATCGCGCTTCGCCAACTCACCGTTCTATCCGGCGCTGCAGACGATCCGCGCGATGCTGCCGAAGATGGACCAAAGCGGCCTGCCGCCGGAGACGATCGCGCAGCATGTGTTCGATGCGCTGACATCGCCGTCGCCGAAGGCCCACGATGTGATCACGCCGGGACCGCTGCAGTTCTGGCTGTCGACCAAGCTGCCGCCGCGGTGGATCGACAAGGTGGTGGCAAAGCGGCTCGGGCTGCGGCCCGCGAAGTAA
- a CDS encoding host attachment family protein: MTLIPHNALIVVADGGGAILLRNTGKPASVVLREERRLAPENLDDDGPSGSRPEDQTQSQTDEATFAKQLSLLINKMKLAGEFDSLVLIADPQTLGQMRPILHKTVEAALIRSLAKDYTNSSFDDIAEAIAA; this comes from the coding sequence ATGACCCTTATTCCGCACAACGCACTGATCGTCGTCGCCGACGGCGGCGGAGCGATTTTGCTCCGCAACACCGGTAAGCCGGCCAGCGTCGTGCTGCGCGAAGAACGCAGACTGGCGCCGGAAAATCTCGATGACGACGGTCCGTCGGGCTCGCGCCCCGAGGATCAGACCCAGAGCCAGACCGACGAAGCCACCTTCGCCAAGCAGCTCAGCCTGCTGATCAACAAGATGAAGCTCGCCGGCGAATTCGACAGTCTGGTGCTGATCGCCGACCCGCAGACGCTCGGCCAGATGCGGCCGATCCTGCACAAGACCGTCGAAGCCGCGCTGATCCGCTCGCTGGCGAAGGACTACACCAACAGCTCGTTCGACGACATCGCCGAGGCGATCGCGGCGTAG
- the miaA gene encoding tRNA (adenosine(37)-N6)-dimethylallyltransferase MiaA has translation MGKTVPEQGQKPAAVLIAGPTASGKSALALRLAQMHGGVVINTDSMQMYRDLRIITARPTPEEEALVPHRLYGTVDAAVNFSAGAFVEAAAGALAEARASGLLPIFIGGTGLYFKALTRGLSLVPPVPAEIRDAVRLRLDRDGVAALHAELARHDPAAAERLAPADRSRIARALEVVLATGRPLADWHGEASPPLLPPDGVTAVFLAPEREALYARIDARFAAMLRAGALDEVAALAERRLDPLLPAMKAHGVPALIRHLRGEISLDEAAVIGAADTRHYAKRQFTWFRHQLPEFRWVTPEEAGRVVDQEFQGNPSCTTSTASS, from the coding sequence ATGGGAAAAACGGTTCCGGAGCAGGGGCAAAAGCCGGCGGCCGTGCTTATCGCAGGGCCGACCGCCAGCGGCAAGTCGGCGCTCGCGCTGCGGCTTGCGCAGATGCACGGCGGCGTCGTCATCAACACCGATTCGATGCAGATGTACCGGGACCTGCGGATCATCACCGCCCGGCCGACGCCGGAAGAGGAGGCGCTGGTCCCGCATCGGCTCTACGGCACGGTGGACGCCGCGGTGAATTTCTCCGCTGGCGCCTTCGTCGAGGCCGCTGCCGGGGCGCTGGCCGAGGCGCGCGCTTCGGGCCTGCTGCCGATCTTCATCGGCGGCACCGGGCTGTATTTCAAGGCGCTGACCCGCGGACTGTCTTTGGTGCCGCCGGTGCCGGCCGAAATCCGCGACGCGGTGCGGCTGCGGCTCGACCGCGATGGCGTGGCGGCGTTGCACGCCGAACTGGCCCGGCACGATCCGGCCGCAGCCGAACGGCTGGCCCCGGCCGACCGATCACGGATCGCGCGGGCGCTGGAAGTGGTGCTGGCGACCGGTCGGCCATTGGCCGACTGGCACGGCGAGGCCTCGCCGCCGCTATTGCCGCCGGACGGCGTCACGGCGGTGTTTCTCGCGCCCGAGCGCGAGGCGCTGTACGCCCGGATCGACGCCCGATTCGCCGCAATGCTGCGGGCCGGCGCGCTGGACGAGGTCGCGGCCTTGGCCGAGCGCCGGCTCGACCCGCTGCTGCCGGCGATGAAGGCGCATGGCGTGCCGGCGCTGATCCGACATCTGCGCGGCGAGATTTCGCTGGACGAGGCGGCCGTCATCGGCGCCGCCGACACGCGGCACTACGCCAAGCGGCAATTCACCTGGTTCCGGCACCAGTTACCAGAGTTTCGTTGGGTGACGCCTGAGGAGGCGGGGAGGGTGGTGGATCAAGAATTTCAGGGCAATCCAAGCTGCACCACCAGCACAGCGTCATCCTGA
- a CDS encoding ABC transporter substrate-binding protein → MRMTTTSVAAFAAAIAMLAASPAAAQKKYGPGASDTEIKLGNTVPYSGPASAYGILGKTYAAYFAKINEEGGINGRKIVLISYDDAYSPPKTVEQTRKLVESDEVLAIVGNVGTASNIAIQKYLNAKKTPQLFLATGATRWNDPKQFPWTMGWLPSYQAEATAYAKYLLKEKPDAKIGVFYQNDDFGKDYVRGLKEGLGDKAATMIVAESSYEVSEPTVDSHIVKLKAAGADTLLTFATGKFAAQAIKKVAELGWKPLHIVPNASSSLGSVLRPAGLDNAQDLVSATFAKDPTDPQWNEDPGMKKFHAFVEKYIPEGKAMESTVLSGYSIAQTMAEALRMCGDDLTRDNLMKQAANMKDVKLDGLLPGVTVNTSATDFAPIDQFQMMVFKGERWGRFGDVIKGELAVAGR, encoded by the coding sequence ATGCGTATGACGACGACTTCCGTGGCCGCGTTCGCGGCTGCGATCGCGATGCTGGCCGCGAGCCCGGCAGCGGCCCAGAAGAAATACGGCCCCGGCGCCAGCGACACCGAGATCAAGCTCGGCAACACAGTGCCCTATAGCGGCCCAGCCTCGGCCTACGGCATTCTCGGCAAGACCTATGCCGCGTATTTCGCAAAGATCAACGAGGAAGGCGGCATCAACGGCCGCAAGATCGTCCTGATCTCTTATGACGACGCCTATTCGCCGCCGAAGACCGTGGAACAGACCCGCAAGCTGGTCGAAAGCGACGAGGTGCTGGCGATCGTCGGCAATGTCGGTACCGCCTCCAACATCGCGATCCAGAAATATCTGAACGCCAAGAAGACCCCGCAATTGTTTCTCGCCACCGGCGCGACGCGCTGGAACGATCCGAAGCAGTTTCCGTGGACCATGGGCTGGCTGCCGAGCTACCAGGCCGAGGCCACGGCCTATGCGAAATATCTGCTGAAGGAGAAGCCCGACGCCAAGATCGGCGTGTTCTACCAGAACGACGATTTCGGCAAGGACTACGTGCGCGGCCTGAAGGAGGGGCTCGGCGACAAGGCGGCGACGATGATCGTCGCCGAATCCAGCTACGAGGTCTCCGAGCCGACGGTGGATTCCCACATCGTCAAGCTGAAGGCGGCCGGCGCCGACACGCTGCTCACCTTCGCGACCGGCAAGTTCGCCGCGCAGGCGATCAAGAAGGTCGCCGAACTCGGCTGGAAGCCGCTGCACATCGTGCCCAACGCCAGTTCGTCGCTCGGCAGCGTGCTGCGCCCGGCCGGCCTCGACAATGCGCAGGACCTGGTGTCCGCGACCTTCGCCAAGGACCCGACCGATCCGCAGTGGAACGAGGATCCGGGGATGAAGAAATTCCACGCCTTCGTCGAGAAATACATTCCCGAAGGCAAGGCGATGGAGAGCACCGTGCTGTCCGGCTACAGCATCGCCCAGACCATGGCGGAGGCGCTGCGGATGTGCGGCGATGATCTGACCCGCGACAACCTGATGAAGCAGGCGGCGAACATGAAGGACGTCAAGCTCGACGGCCTCTTGCCGGGCGTCACCGTCAACACCAGCGCCACCGACTTCGCGCCGATCGACCAGTTTCAGATGATGGTGTTCAAGGGCGAGCGCTGGGGGCGGTTCGGCGACGTCATCAAGGGCGAACTGGCCGTGGCCGGACGGTAA
- the ilvC gene encoding ketol-acid reductoisomerase has product MRVYYDRDADLNLIKGKKVVIVGYGSQGHAHALNLKDSGVKDVAIALRKGSATAKKAEAAGFKVMEVAEAAKWADVMMMLTPDELQGEIYRDHLHDNMKQGAALLFAHGLNVHFNLIEPRADLDVLMVAPKGPGHTVRSEYQRGGGVPSLIAIHQDPSGNAHDLGLSYASAIGGGRAGIIETSFKEECETDLFGEQVVLCGGLVELIKAGFETLVEAGYAPEMAYFECLHEVKLIVDLIYEGGIANMNYSISNTAEYGEYVTGPRIVTAETKAEMKRVLADIQNGIFTRNWMLENKVNQTSFKATRAKLAAHPIEEVGAKLRDMMPWIKKGALVDKSKN; this is encoded by the coding sequence ATGCGAGTTTACTACGATCGCGACGCCGACCTGAATCTGATCAAGGGCAAGAAGGTCGTCATCGTCGGCTACGGCAGCCAGGGCCACGCCCACGCGCTGAACCTCAAGGATTCCGGCGTCAAGGACGTCGCGATCGCGCTGCGCAAGGGCTCGGCCACGGCCAAGAAGGCCGAAGCCGCCGGCTTCAAGGTGATGGAAGTCGCCGAGGCCGCCAAATGGGCCGACGTGATGATGATGCTGACGCCCGACGAATTGCAGGGCGAGATCTATCGCGACCACCTGCACGACAACATGAAGCAGGGCGCGGCGCTGCTGTTTGCGCACGGCCTCAACGTCCACTTCAACCTGATCGAGCCGCGCGCCGATCTCGACGTGCTGATGGTCGCGCCGAAGGGCCCGGGCCACACCGTGCGTTCGGAATATCAGCGCGGCGGCGGCGTGCCGAGCCTGATCGCGATCCACCAGGATCCGTCGGGCAATGCTCACGACCTCGGCCTCAGCTACGCCTCGGCGATCGGCGGCGGCCGCGCCGGCATCATCGAGACCTCGTTCAAGGAAGAATGCGAGACCGATCTGTTCGGCGAGCAGGTGGTGCTGTGCGGCGGTCTGGTCGAACTGATCAAGGCCGGCTTCGAGACGCTGGTGGAAGCCGGCTACGCGCCGGAGATGGCGTATTTCGAGTGCCTGCACGAAGTGAAGCTGATCGTCGACCTGATCTATGAAGGCGGCATCGCCAACATGAACTACTCGATCTCCAACACCGCGGAATACGGCGAATACGTCACCGGCCCGCGCATCGTCACCGCCGAGACCAAGGCGGAGATGAAGCGGGTGCTGGCCGACATCCAGAACGGCATCTTCACCCGCAACTGGATGCTCGAGAACAAGGTCAACCAGACCTCGTTCAAGGCCACCCGCGCCAAGCTCGCCGCCCACCCGATCGAGGAAGTCGGCGCCAAGCTCCGCGACATGATGCCCTGGATCAAGAAGGGCGCGCTCGTGGACAAGAGCAAGAACTAA
- a CDS encoding acetolactate synthase 3 large subunit produces the protein MSDSTSHDPNQMTGAAMIVRAMKDHGVEHIFGYPGGAVLPIYDEIFQQSDVQHILVRHEQGAGHAAEGYARSTGKPGVVLVTSGPGATNMVTPLADALMDSIPIVCITGQVPTHLIGNDAFQECDTVGITRPCTKHNWLVRDIKDLARVLHEAFYVATSGRPGPVVVDVPKDVQFATGTYHPPRKDDVHVSYKPVTKGDPNQIRKAVAMLAGAKRPVIYSGGGVVNSGDEACRLLRELVEVTDFPITSTLMGLGAYPASGKNWLGMLGMHGTYEANMTMHGCDVMLCIGARFDDRITGRTDAFAPHAKKIHIDIDPSSINKNIRVDVPIIGDVASVLTDLLAVFKAEAKKPDIKPWWHQVATWRARNSLAYKKNNDLIMPQYAIQRLYEATRGRDTYITTEVGQHQMWAAQFYGFEQPKRWMTSGGLGTMGYGLPAALGVQVAHRDALVIDIAGDASVQMTMQEMATAVQYELPIKIFILNNQYMGMVRQWQQLLHGNRLSHSYTEAMPDFVKLAEAYGGVGMQVTKPADLDGAIMDMIKVNKPVLFDCRVAALENCFPMIPSGKAHNEMLLPAEATDEATAAAFAGGKALV, from the coding sequence ATGAGCGACAGCACCAGCCACGATCCCAACCAGATGACCGGCGCCGCGATGATCGTCCGCGCGATGAAGGATCACGGCGTCGAGCACATCTTCGGCTATCCCGGCGGCGCGGTGCTTCCGATCTATGACGAGATCTTCCAGCAGTCCGACGTGCAGCACATCCTGGTCCGGCACGAGCAGGGCGCCGGCCATGCCGCCGAGGGCTATGCGCGCTCGACCGGCAAGCCGGGCGTGGTGCTGGTGACCTCGGGCCCGGGCGCCACCAACATGGTGACGCCGCTGGCCGACGCGCTGATGGATTCGATCCCGATCGTCTGCATCACCGGGCAGGTGCCGACGCATCTGATCGGCAATGACGCGTTCCAGGAATGCGACACCGTCGGCATCACCCGGCCTTGCACCAAGCACAATTGGTTGGTGCGCGACATCAAGGATCTCGCCCGCGTGCTGCACGAGGCGTTCTACGTCGCGACCTCCGGCCGTCCGGGCCCGGTCGTGGTCGACGTGCCGAAGGACGTGCAGTTCGCCACCGGCACCTATCATCCGCCGCGCAAGGACGACGTCCACGTCTCCTACAAGCCGGTCACCAAGGGCGATCCGAACCAGATCCGCAAGGCGGTGGCGATGCTCGCCGGCGCCAAGCGGCCGGTGATCTATTCCGGCGGCGGCGTGGTCAATTCCGGCGACGAAGCCTGCCGGCTGCTGCGCGAGCTGGTCGAGGTCACCGATTTCCCGATCACCTCGACGCTGATGGGGCTCGGCGCCTATCCGGCGTCGGGCAAGAACTGGCTCGGCATGCTCGGCATGCACGGCACCTACGAAGCCAACATGACGATGCATGGCTGCGACGTCATGCTGTGCATCGGCGCGCGCTTCGACGACCGCATCACCGGCCGCACCGACGCGTTCGCGCCGCACGCCAAGAAGATCCACATCGACATCGACCCGTCGTCGATCAACAAGAACATCCGCGTCGACGTGCCGATCATCGGCGACGTCGCCAGCGTGCTGACCGATCTGCTCGCGGTGTTCAAGGCCGAGGCGAAGAAGCCCGACATCAAGCCGTGGTGGCACCAGGTCGCGACCTGGCGCGCGCGCAATTCGCTGGCCTACAAGAAGAACAACGACCTGATCATGCCGCAATACGCGATCCAGCGGCTTTACGAGGCGACGCGTGGCCGCGACACCTACATCACCACCGAAGTCGGCCAGCATCAGATGTGGGCGGCGCAGTTCTACGGCTTCGAACAGCCGAAGCGCTGGATGACCTCGGGCGGCCTCGGCACCATGGGCTACGGCCTGCCGGCGGCGCTCGGCGTCCAGGTGGCGCATCGCGATGCGCTGGTGATCGACATCGCCGGCGACGCCTCGGTGCAGATGACGATGCAGGAGATGGCGACGGCGGTGCAGTACGAACTGCCGATCAAGATCTTCATCCTCAACAACCAGTATATGGGGATGGTGCGGCAGTGGCAGCAGCTGTTGCATGGTAATCGGCTGTCGCACTCCTACACCGAGGCGATGCCGGACTTCGTCAAGCTCGCCGAGGCCTATGGCGGCGTCGGCATGCAGGTGACCAAGCCGGCCGATCTCGACGGCGCGATCATGGACATGATCAAGGTCAACAAGCCGGTGCTGTTCGACTGCCGCGTCGCCGCGCTGGAGAACTGCTTCCCGATGATCCCGTCCGGCAAGGCCCACAACGAGATGCTGCTGCCGGCCGAAGCCACCGACGAAGCCACCGCGGCGGCCTTCGCCGGCGGCAAGGCGCTGGTGTGA
- a CDS encoding EamA family transporter, which translates to MRPADIALALVVALIWGLGFVFTRYALTEMSPTVLNLLRFAITALPCLLLPRPKLAWTIWIGISLLLVWQYLTQSWGMAHGVPAGLTAVIVQSQALFTVAFAAVLLGERPTRVQLIGIGVAACGLLMICFTVGYDFTFVAFAVTMTAPIAFAFTNLLLRQARDVPMLDLFAWISLVSLPPLALAAFAADGGPAIWREVSGLSPGVMAAMLSLSIGSTTVGYWIWGRLLQRYSAVQVVPFALLVPFIGAGASSLVFGETFGPLRLAGMLIVVAGLAIMLLFGRARPALPETA; encoded by the coding sequence ATGAGGCCAGCCGACATCGCGCTTGCGCTCGTCGTTGCGCTGATCTGGGGGCTGGGCTTCGTGTTCACGCGCTATGCGCTGACCGAGATGTCGCCGACGGTGCTCAATTTGCTGCGGTTCGCCATCACCGCGCTGCCGTGCCTGCTGCTGCCGCGGCCGAAACTCGCCTGGACGATCTGGATCGGCATCAGCCTGCTGCTGGTGTGGCAATATCTCACCCAGAGCTGGGGGATGGCTCATGGCGTGCCGGCGGGGCTGACCGCGGTGATCGTGCAGAGCCAGGCGCTGTTCACCGTCGCGTTCGCCGCGGTGCTGCTCGGCGAGCGGCCGACCCGGGTGCAACTGATCGGCATCGGCGTCGCCGCGTGCGGCCTGCTGATGATCTGCTTCACCGTCGGCTACGATTTCACCTTCGTTGCCTTCGCCGTCACCATGACGGCGCCGATCGCCTTCGCCTTCACCAATCTGTTGCTGCGGCAGGCCCGCGACGTGCCGATGCTCGACCTGTTCGCCTGGATCAGCCTGGTGTCGCTGCCGCCGCTGGCGCTCGCCGCCTTCGCCGCCGACGGCGGCCCGGCGATCTGGCGGGAGGTGAGCGGTCTGTCGCCGGGGGTGATGGCGGCGATGCTGTCGCTGTCGATCGGCTCGACCACGGTCGGCTACTGGATCTGGGGCCGGCTGCTGCAGCGCTACAGCGCCGTCCAGGTGGTGCCGTTCGCGCTGCTGGTGCCGTTCATCGGGGCGGGGGCCTCCAGCCTGGTGTTCGGCGAGACCTTCGGCCCGCTGCGGCTGGCCGGGATGCTGATCGTGGTGGCGGGGCTCGCCATCATGCTGCTGTTCGGCCGGGCGCGACCGGCGCTGCCGGAGACCGCCTGA